Proteins from a single region of Nitratidesulfovibrio sp.:
- a CDS encoding UDP-glucuronic acid decarboxylase family protein, which yields MQQGEFKELARKRILVTGGAGFIGSHLCRRLLERGAEVLCVDNFFTGSRDHVQEMQDHPRFELLRHDITFPLYVEVDEIYNLACPASPIHYQFDPVQTTKTCVHGSINMLGLAKRVKARILQASTSEVYGDPETHPQTEDYWGRVNPIGPRSCYDEGKRCAETLFTDYHRQHGVPIRIARIFNTFGPRMHPNDGRVVSNFILQALQDKPITIYGDGSQTRSFCYVDDMVDGLTALMHAPDDTHLPVNLGNPEERTILNLAEIIIEFVNSRSTIDFRPLPQDDPRRRRPDISQAREKLGWEPRVSMEEGLRKTVAYFEGLLRSRREEGAEV from the coding sequence ATGCAGCAAGGCGAATTCAAGGAACTGGCCCGCAAGCGCATTCTGGTTACCGGCGGGGCGGGCTTCATCGGCTCGCATTTGTGTCGCCGTCTGCTGGAACGCGGCGCGGAAGTGCTGTGCGTGGACAACTTCTTCACCGGCTCGCGCGACCACGTGCAGGAAATGCAGGACCACCCGCGCTTTGAGCTGCTGCGCCACGACATCACCTTTCCGCTCTACGTGGAAGTGGACGAAATCTACAACCTGGCCTGCCCGGCATCGCCCATCCACTACCAGTTCGACCCGGTGCAGACGACCAAGACCTGCGTGCACGGGTCCATCAACATGCTGGGGCTGGCCAAGCGGGTCAAGGCGCGCATTCTGCAAGCCTCCACCAGCGAGGTCTACGGCGACCCGGAAACCCATCCCCAGACCGAAGACTACTGGGGCCGGGTGAACCCCATCGGCCCGCGCTCGTGCTACGACGAGGGCAAGCGCTGCGCCGAAACCCTGTTCACCGACTACCACCGCCAGCACGGGGTGCCCATCCGCATCGCGCGCATCTTCAACACCTTCGGCCCGCGCATGCACCCCAACGATGGCCGGGTGGTCAGCAACTTCATCCTGCAAGCCTTGCAGGACAAGCCCATCACCATCTACGGCGACGGCAGCCAGACCCGCTCGTTCTGCTACGTGGACGACATGGTGGACGGCCTGACCGCGCTGATGCACGCCCCGGACGACACCCACCTGCCGGTGAACCTTGGCAACCCCGAGGAACGCACCATCCTGAACCTTGCCGAAATCATCATCGAGTTCGTCAACTCGCGCTCGACCATCGACTTCCGCCCGCTACCGCAGGACGACCCGCGTCGCCGCCGCCCGGACATCAGCCAGGCGCGCGAAAAGCTGGGCTGGGAGCCGCGCGTGAGCATGGAAGAGGGACTGCGGAAGACCGTGGCGTATTTCGAGGGGTTGCTGAGATCGCGGCGGGAGGAAGGGGCAGAGGTATAG
- the selA gene encoding L-seryl-tRNA(Sec) selenium transferase, with translation MSNLFRSLPSMDALLTALAHPEQAGPGTPAASGLTDLAALPRPLLRDLVNAFLDQCREAIRAGDITDAAALSTQALLPALIAHVLRAARPHFRRVLNATGVVIHTNLGRSLLAEEATAAVAEACANYSNLEFDLATGERGSRYSHVEELLCKVTGAEAGLVVNNNAAAVLLVLDTLCKGGEVVVSRGQLVEIGGSFRIPEVMEKSGAVLREVGATNRTHLRDYENAINEHTVALLKVHTSNYRITGFHKEVPLAELVALGRARNLPVIEDLGSGSFLDFTPWGLHGEPTVREVVADGADVVSFSGDKVLGGPQAGLIVGRREIIARIKRNPLNRALRIDKMTLAALEATLRLYLDPELARRKVPTLRMMTAPADELAKRARKLATRLRAALGDAAAIGLAPGVSRVGGGSFPERDLPTTLVSVAPAGCSATTLKERLLDVAPPALPLVGRLEDDTFRLDPRTLDDAEFPLVAAALAQALGLPRPAATGGRAPRARRG, from the coding sequence GTGTCGAACCTGTTCCGGTCCCTGCCTTCCATGGACGCCCTGCTCACCGCCCTGGCACATCCGGAACAGGCCGGGCCGGGAACCCCCGCCGCATCCGGCCTGACCGATTTGGCCGCGTTGCCGCGCCCGCTGCTGCGCGACTTGGTCAACGCCTTCCTCGACCAGTGCCGCGAGGCCATCCGGGCCGGAGACATCACCGACGCGGCAGCCCTCTCCACGCAGGCGCTGCTGCCAGCCCTCATCGCGCATGTGCTGCGCGCCGCGCGCCCCCACTTCCGCCGCGTGCTCAACGCCACGGGCGTGGTCATTCACACCAATCTGGGCCGTTCCCTGCTGGCGGAAGAAGCCACCGCCGCCGTGGCCGAGGCCTGCGCCAACTACTCCAACCTCGAATTCGACCTGGCCACCGGCGAACGCGGCAGCCGCTATTCCCACGTGGAAGAACTGCTGTGCAAGGTCACCGGGGCAGAGGCGGGCCTGGTGGTCAACAACAACGCCGCCGCCGTGCTGCTGGTGCTGGACACCCTGTGCAAGGGCGGTGAGGTGGTGGTTTCGCGCGGGCAGTTGGTGGAAATCGGCGGCAGTTTCCGCATCCCGGAGGTCATGGAAAAAAGCGGCGCGGTGCTGCGCGAGGTGGGCGCCACCAACCGCACCCACCTGCGCGACTACGAAAATGCCATCAACGAACACACCGTGGCCCTGCTGAAGGTGCACACCTCCAACTACCGCATCACCGGCTTCCACAAGGAAGTGCCCCTGGCCGAACTGGTGGCGCTGGGCCGGGCACGCAATCTGCCGGTCATCGAGGACCTTGGCAGCGGCAGCTTCCTCGACTTCACCCCGTGGGGCCTGCATGGCGAACCCACGGTGCGCGAGGTGGTGGCCGACGGTGCCGACGTGGTCAGCTTTTCGGGCGACAAGGTACTGGGCGGCCCGCAGGCCGGGCTTATCGTGGGGCGGCGCGAAATCATCGCGCGCATCAAGCGCAACCCGCTCAACCGCGCCCTGCGCATCGACAAGATGACCCTGGCCGCGCTGGAAGCCACCCTGCGCCTGTACCTGGACCCGGAACTGGCACGCCGCAAGGTGCCCACCCTGCGCATGATGACCGCCCCGGCGGACGAACTGGCGAAAAGGGCGCGCAAACTGGCCACCCGGCTGCGCGCCGCGCTGGGCGATGCTGCCGCCATCGGCCTTGCCCCCGGCGTATCGCGGGTGGGGGGCGGTTCCTTTCCGGAGCGCGACCTGCCCACCACGCTGGTCAGCGTGGCCCCGGCGGGCTGTTCCGCCACCACGCTGAAGGAACGGCTGCTGGATGTCGCTCCACCCGCCCTCCCGTTGGTCGGCAGGCTGGAGGACGACACCTTCCGGCTGGACCCGCGCACCCTGGACGATGCGGAATTTCCCCTGGTGGCTGCCGCGCTGGCGCAAGCACTGGGCCTGCCCCGGCCCGCCGCCACGGGCGGACGCGCGCCGCGCGCCCGGCGCGGATAG
- a CDS encoding bifunctional folylpolyglutamate synthase/dihydrofolate synthase gives MTHSSAASPFATYDDVQAHLDRLGMFHMDLGLGRMERVLDALALAAPPFTVAQVVGTNGKGSTSTFLAAIGTAHGLRTGLYTSPHFVTPRERIRIDGAMLAADQWPGLANRIMAAGGEALTYFEFLTVLGLLAFREADVQLAVLEAGLGGAHDATTAVAADVVCVTPIGLDHQAVLGATIAAIAADKAGALRPGVPAVTAPQPADAMDELHTAADACGAPLREADDLARLPAKAALGLAGPHQRINALLALAAWSTLAKANEWASHEDAVRRGLAEAWIPGRLQWVERPTAEQHDAERADETVAPNASEVPDTSGMPALPARLVIDGAHNAHGLAALRAALADQCVRPAVVIFSCLADKDLAAVAEEVRRLAGDAPVLVPTIRDNARAARGKDLSALLGPTARAVPDMATALAEATALAPQGPVLLCGSLYLLGEFFTLRPDCLESRGAGGTCEVPANSPDASPHGAPAASPDAHPDDAPETPPGPPHSGN, from the coding sequence ATGACACATTCTTCCGCCGCATCCCCTTTCGCCACCTACGACGACGTGCAGGCCCACCTGGACAGGCTGGGCATGTTCCACATGGACCTGGGCCTTGGCCGCATGGAACGCGTGCTGGACGCGCTGGCCCTTGCCGCGCCCCCGTTCACCGTGGCCCAGGTTGTGGGCACCAACGGCAAGGGGTCCACGTCCACCTTTCTCGCCGCCATCGGCACGGCGCACGGGCTGCGCACTGGCCTGTACACCTCGCCGCACTTCGTCACCCCGCGCGAACGCATCCGCATCGACGGGGCCATGCTGGCCGCCGACCAATGGCCAGGCCTGGCCAACCGGATCATGGCGGCGGGCGGCGAGGCGCTGACCTATTTCGAGTTTCTCACCGTGCTCGGCCTGCTGGCCTTCCGCGAGGCGGACGTACAGCTTGCCGTGCTGGAGGCGGGCCTTGGCGGCGCGCACGACGCCACTACCGCAGTGGCCGCCGACGTGGTCTGCGTGACACCCATCGGGCTGGACCACCAGGCCGTGCTTGGCGCCACCATCGCCGCCATTGCCGCCGACAAGGCCGGGGCGCTGCGACCCGGCGTGCCCGCCGTCACCGCGCCCCAGCCAGCGGACGCCATGGACGAACTGCACACGGCTGCGGACGCCTGTGGCGCGCCCCTGCGCGAGGCCGACGACCTGGCCAGGCTACCCGCCAAGGCGGCACTGGGCCTCGCCGGGCCGCACCAGCGCATCAACGCGTTGCTGGCCCTGGCCGCATGGTCCACGCTGGCGAAAGCCAACGAATGGGCATCGCACGAGGATGCCGTACGCCGGGGCCTGGCCGAGGCGTGGATTCCCGGCCGCCTGCAATGGGTGGAACGCCCCACCGCCGAACAGCACGACGCAGAAAGGGCGGACGAAACGGTCGCGCCGAACGCGTCCGAAGTTCCTGATACCTCCGGCATGCCCGCCCTGCCCGCGCGGTTGGTCATAGACGGCGCGCACAACGCCCACGGGCTGGCCGCCCTGCGTGCGGCCCTGGCCGACCAGTGCGTGCGCCCTGCCGTGGTGATCTTCTCGTGTCTGGCCGACAAGGATCTGGCCGCCGTGGCCGAAGAGGTGCGACGTCTCGCCGGGGACGCCCCCGTGCTGGTGCCCACCATCCGGGACAACGCCCGCGCCGCGCGTGGCAAAGACCTGTCCGCCCTGCTGGGCCCCACCGCCCGCGCCGTGCCGGACATGGCCACCGCGCTGGCCGAGGCCACCGCCCTGGCCCCCCAGGGTCCGGTGCTGTTGTGCGGCTCCTTGTATTTGCTCGGCGAGTTCTTTACACTTCGGCCCGATTGCTTGGAATCGCGGGGTGCTGGCGGCACCTGCGAGGTGCCCGCGAATTCTCCGGACGCCAGCCCGCATGGCGCCCCCGCCGCGTCACCGGACGCGCATCCGGACGACGCCCCGGAAACACCGCCCGGCCCGCCGCACTCCGGAAACTGA
- a CDS encoding phage tail protein yields MQLQSYYAASTGEFHIESLGTAPADAVPITPEEHEALLAAQDRGLRIVPGADGQPVAVDGLPTLDDAVAAKAREIRTGYDTALAGVLAGADATATGVAVGSALMAVTDPQGLEYLVDMLTARRVALEQALLAAQAGEEPLAAVLGIVVSYPT; encoded by the coding sequence ATGCAGTTGCAGAGTTACTACGCCGCCTCGACCGGCGAGTTCCATATCGAATCGTTGGGCACCGCACCCGCCGATGCCGTGCCGATCACGCCGGAGGAGCACGAGGCCCTGCTGGCCGCGCAGGACCGGGGCCTGCGCATCGTTCCCGGCGCTGACGGCCAACCCGTTGCCGTGGATGGCCTGCCTACGCTGGATGATGCCGTGGCCGCCAAAGCGCGCGAAATCCGTACCGGGTACGACACCGCCCTTGCGGGCGTGCTGGCCGGGGCGGATGCCACCGCCACCGGCGTGGCCGTGGGTTCGGCCCTGATGGCCGTCACCGACCCGCAGGGACTGGAATATCTGGTGGACATGCTGACCGCCCGCCGCGTGGCGCTGGAACAGGCCCTGTTGGCCGCGCAGGCCGGAGAGGAACCCTTGGCCGCCGTGCTGGGCATCGTGGTGAGCTATCCCACGTAG
- a CDS encoding putative phage tail protein: protein MSGHATLLRTLLPPVSYDPNGTAIGAHLTAEGAALDAALASSVRAVLGINPFRATEWLEDWERVYGLPDPCARADRTLQERITALAIAVQERGGLSRGWYVRLGAMLGYTVTVREYQPFRAGRSRAGDALTNGDWQFAWAVASPAQTVHRFRAGRSAAGEPLAHWGDEILECVMRRLAPAHTKVLFIYG from the coding sequence GTGAGCGGGCACGCCACCCTGTTGCGCACGCTGCTGCCGCCCGTCAGCTACGACCCCAACGGCACAGCCATCGGCGCGCACCTCACCGCAGAGGGCGCGGCGCTGGATGCGGCGCTGGCATCGTCCGTGCGGGCGGTGCTGGGCATCAACCCCTTCCGGGCCACGGAATGGCTGGAGGATTGGGAGCGCGTCTACGGCCTGCCGGACCCGTGCGCCCGTGCCGACCGTACCCTGCAAGAGCGCATCACCGCGCTGGCCATCGCCGTGCAGGAGCGCGGCGGCCTCTCGCGCGGGTGGTACGTCCGGCTGGGGGCCATGCTGGGCTACACGGTGACGGTGCGGGAATACCAGCCCTTCCGGGCTGGGCGTTCGCGCGCCGGTGACGCCCTGACCAACGGCGACTGGCAATTCGCATGGGCCGTGGCCTCGCCCGCGCAGACCGTCCACCGGTTCCGGGCCGGGCGCAGCGCGGCAGGCGAACCGTTGGCCCATTGGGGCGACGAGATTCTGGAATGCGTGATGCGCAGGCTTGCCCCGGCGCACACCAAAGTGCTGTTTATCTACGGATAG
- a CDS encoding baseplate J/gp47 family protein, protein MSFIIPTFEQIRAALLRDVKNLLPDAATTTDSDAYVRASSVASAVEGLYQHQAWMARQILPDTADTAYLELHASLRGITRKAATTATGTLSVTGTAGAEVPASTLVRHVATGVTFATTAAVTLNEGGTATIACAAASAGAMSDYADEPVLFVTAPTGVQAEARLTLTGGTDAETDAELLARLLDYMRNPPGGGNRYDYRRWAMEVPGITGAWVYPLRRGIGTVDVAVLSAGGLPSAELVAAAQASIDAKRPVACKDALVLPPAPLPVDVQVRVRLSGVLLATLAAQVQAALAAYFLTLEPGGLVVRSRIAAIISGLPGVADCEVAAPAANVQAVVDAARIEWPRLGAVTVEAM, encoded by the coding sequence ATGTCTTTCATCATCCCCACCTTCGAGCAGATACGCGCGGCCCTGCTGCGCGACGTGAAGAACCTGCTGCCCGACGCCGCCACCACCACGGACAGCGACGCCTACGTGCGCGCGTCGTCCGTGGCCTCTGCGGTGGAGGGCCTGTACCAGCATCAGGCGTGGATGGCCCGCCAGATACTGCCGGACACGGCGGATACCGCCTACCTTGAACTGCATGCGTCCTTGCGCGGCATCACCCGCAAGGCGGCCACCACGGCCACGGGCACGCTGTCCGTTACCGGCACCGCCGGAGCAGAAGTGCCCGCGTCCACCCTGGTGCGCCACGTGGCCACCGGGGTCACCTTTGCCACCACGGCTGCCGTCACCCTGAACGAAGGCGGCACGGCCACCATCGCCTGCGCGGCGGCCAGCGCCGGGGCCATGTCCGACTACGCCGACGAGCCGGTGCTGTTCGTCACCGCGCCCACGGGCGTGCAGGCCGAGGCCCGGCTGACCCTCACCGGCGGCACCGACGCGGAAACCGACGCGGAACTGCTGGCCCGCCTGCTGGACTACATGCGCAACCCGCCCGGCGGCGGCAACCGCTACGACTACCGGCGCTGGGCCATGGAGGTGCCGGGCATCACCGGGGCGTGGGTCTACCCGCTGCGCCGGGGCATCGGCACCGTGGACGTGGCCGTGCTGTCCGCCGGGGGGCTGCCGTCGGCGGAACTGGTGGCCGCCGCACAGGCCAGCATCGATGCCAAGCGCCCGGTGGCCTGCAAGGATGCGCTGGTGCTGCCGCCCGCGCCGCTGCCCGTGGATGTGCAGGTGCGGGTCCGTCTGTCCGGCGTGCTGCTGGCCACCCTTGCGGCGCAGGTGCAGGCCGCCCTGGCCGCCTACTTCCTGACGCTGGAGCCGGGCGGGCTGGTGGTGCGGTCGCGCATCGCCGCCATCATTTCCGGGCTGCCCGGCGTGGCCGATTGCGAGGTGGCCGCCCCCGCCGCCAACGTGCAGGCCGTGGTGGATGCCGCGCGCATCGAATGGCCGCGCCTTGGCGCGGTCACCGTGGAGGCCATGTGA
- a CDS encoding phage GP46 family protein codes for MGTDAALDTLSGDYTGERISSLANAVYLRLMTPLGTWWADPSVGSRLHELEREKDVARVRRLAVQYAEQALQPLVTDGRARAVSVTVSGLGRDDSGGGRCLLHVEVTDAAGRHEMYTHPVRVS; via the coding sequence ATGGGTACCGATGCCGCACTTGATACACTTTCGGGCGACTATACCGGCGAACGCATTTCCAGTCTAGCCAATGCCGTCTACCTGCGCCTGATGACGCCCCTTGGCACGTGGTGGGCGGACCCTTCCGTGGGGTCGCGCCTGCACGAACTGGAGCGGGAAAAGGACGTGGCGCGGGTGCGGCGTCTGGCCGTCCAGTACGCCGAGCAGGCCCTGCAACCGCTGGTGACGGACGGACGCGCCCGCGCCGTCAGCGTCACCGTCAGCGGCCTGGGACGGGACGATTCCGGCGGCGGGCGCTGCCTGCTGCATGTGGAAGTCACCGACGCGGCGGGCCGCCATGAAATGTACACCCATCCCGTGCGGGTTTCCTAA
- a CDS encoding phage baseplate assembly protein V yields the protein MMQRVQAMINRTLATVRQAFRARLTGLDSKPGVQLVQAAALAGEQVQAAELFQHFGFTSAPPVGTQCILLPLGGKTAHSVVVATENGAFRVQALQGGEVCVYNQWGAKITLKKEKIVEVDCDHFRVAAKESIQMETKQWQATASEGAGFASPALAIGGVGGKKALAMLDADLNTTGDVTSEGDHIAKGISLQHHRHPGDSGGSTGDAE from the coding sequence GTGATGCAGCGCGTGCAGGCCATGATCAACCGCACACTGGCCACGGTGCGGCAGGCATTCCGCGCCCGGCTTACCGGGCTGGACAGCAAGCCCGGCGTGCAACTGGTGCAGGCGGCGGCGCTGGCCGGGGAGCAGGTGCAGGCGGCGGAACTGTTCCAGCACTTCGGCTTCACCTCGGCCCCGCCCGTCGGTACGCAGTGCATCCTGCTGCCGCTGGGTGGCAAGACGGCCCATTCCGTGGTGGTGGCCACCGAAAACGGGGCCTTCCGCGTGCAGGCCCTGCAAGGGGGCGAGGTGTGCGTCTACAACCAGTGGGGCGCGAAGATCACGCTGAAGAAGGAGAAGATCGTGGAGGTGGATTGCGACCACTTCCGCGTGGCCGCCAAGGAATCCATCCAGATGGAAACCAAACAGTGGCAGGCCACGGCCAGCGAGGGGGCAGGTTTCGCCTCGCCAGCATTAGCTATCGGTGGCGTGGGTGGAAAGAAGGCACTTGCGATGCTGGACGCAGACCTGAACACTACCGGCGACGTGACCTCTGAAGGGGACCATATCGCCAAGGGTATCAGTCTCCAGCATCACCGCCACCCAGGGGATTCCGGCGGCTCGACGGGGGATGCAGAGTAG
- a CDS encoding phage baseplate assembly protein — protein sequence MPAERDAVTLIVGGREHRDWTSYELDSDLLTPADAWRVSLGIPADAVPQSVRPWAAVTMAVGGQAVLSGRIDRVERAIRKGQHTLSLSGRDGAAVLVDCSAPLFVARQIDLEEAVARIVRPLGISRVRVGKPALEVRREKITVEPGMTAWDALQQVAEANGMWPWFAPEGTLVVGGPDYTAQPVADLVLRFGDEGRTNNVLSLTVSESVEGRHSEVTVLGQNHGTEDAEGEHALRAVARDSGVAWHRPKVVVESQCDTEDMARRRARKLLADGRLSGFQVQATVRGHRALDATGTGPLWEPGQRVRVLSEPHGLDATLFLMRRTFIGGRDRGQVTELLLKEDGVWLPDVGKHRRRKKGDAATEMEVVDL from the coding sequence ATGCCCGCTGAACGCGACGCCGTCACCCTGATCGTGGGCGGCAGGGAACACCGCGACTGGACCAGCTACGAACTGGACAGCGACCTGCTGACCCCCGCCGATGCGTGGCGCGTGTCGCTGGGCATCCCGGCGGACGCCGTGCCGCAGTCGGTGCGCCCGTGGGCCGCCGTCACCATGGCCGTGGGCGGGCAGGCGGTGCTGTCTGGCCGCATCGACCGGGTGGAACGGGCCATTCGCAAGGGGCAGCACACCCTGTCCCTGTCCGGTCGCGATGGTGCCGCCGTGCTGGTGGACTGCTCCGCGCCGCTGTTCGTGGCCCGGCAGATCGACCTGGAAGAGGCGGTGGCGCGCATCGTGCGACCGCTGGGCATCAGCCGCGTCCGGGTGGGGAAACCCGCTCTGGAAGTCAGGCGCGAGAAGATTACCGTTGAACCGGGCATGACAGCGTGGGACGCCCTGCAACAGGTGGCCGAGGCCAACGGCATGTGGCCGTGGTTCGCGCCGGAGGGCACGCTGGTGGTGGGCGGCCCGGACTACACCGCGCAGCCCGTGGCCGACCTTGTGCTGCGCTTTGGGGACGAGGGACGCACAAACAACGTGCTGTCCCTGACGGTCAGCGAATCCGTGGAGGGGCGGCATTCGGAGGTCACCGTGCTGGGCCAGAACCACGGCACGGAAGATGCCGAGGGCGAACACGCCCTGCGCGCCGTGGCCAGGGATTCCGGCGTGGCGTGGCACCGGCCCAAGGTGGTTGTGGAATCGCAGTGCGACACGGAAGACATGGCCCGTCGCCGCGCCCGCAAGCTGCTGGCCGACGGGCGGCTGTCCGGTTTTCAGGTGCAGGCCACCGTGCGCGGGCACCGGGCGCTGGATGCCACCGGCACCGGCCCCCTGTGGGAACCGGGGCAGCGGGTGCGCGTGCTGTCCGAGCCGCACGGGCTGGACGCAACCCTGTTCCTGATGCGGCGCACCTTCATCGGTGGCCGCGACCGGGGACAGGTGACGGAACTGCTGCTGAAGGAAGACGGCGTGTGGCTGCCGGACGTGGGCAAGCACCGCAGGCGCAAGAAGGGCGACGCGGCAACGGAGATGGAGGTGGTAGACCTGTGA
- a CDS encoding DNA circularization N-terminal domain-containing protein gives MAWKDNLLDASFRGAGFEVLRTRDKGERALVEHEYPYRPGAEVEDMGRKARRISLTAVFNGPQYEAGLARLVAALEESGPGELVHPVFGSVTVRVASWDIPHEGEQPDYVEVALEFVEAGTDNAFLGATGARGAAEGAALNAEGAAGEASEASGQSFARWLEQTARQYSLADKVDVLNSMHDTLDEYDAIQRAGRSAVYYLDFPSAYLSDLQAAQQTAADPLAVQGGGFRNWQKLSQAFPSRSLTGGTGRSYPAGVSAYAGSVAAGPSTGQAVASPTVSIPSVDAARPAQQADLSTPQGATNAQLAVLANVTQTALLTEQATALLQAEAAAPTLTPQEVEAVVGNLRDRMQDAMDGARIVLPAQDAYAVAQALRDAALALQELGAAVIEQSPPLVTHVVDAPCNLHLLAHRLYGDYRRAAELERLNPAIRNPNFLAAGQEVTGYAR, from the coding sequence ATGGCATGGAAGGACAACCTGCTGGACGCCAGCTTTCGGGGCGCGGGCTTCGAGGTGCTGCGCACCCGCGACAAGGGCGAACGCGCCCTGGTGGAGCACGAATACCCCTACCGCCCCGGCGCGGAAGTGGAAGACATGGGGCGCAAGGCCCGGCGCATCAGCCTTACCGCCGTCTTCAACGGGCCGCAGTACGAGGCCGGGCTGGCACGACTGGTGGCGGCGCTGGAGGAATCCGGCCCCGGAGAACTGGTGCATCCGGTGTTCGGTTCCGTCACCGTGCGCGTGGCCTCGTGGGACATCCCGCACGAAGGGGAGCAGCCCGACTACGTCGAGGTGGCGCTGGAATTTGTGGAGGCCGGGACCGACAACGCCTTTCTTGGCGCAACGGGTGCGCGCGGCGCGGCGGAAGGCGCGGCCCTGAACGCGGAAGGCGCGGCGGGCGAGGCCAGCGAGGCGTCGGGCCAATCCTTCGCGCGCTGGCTGGAACAGACCGCCAGACAGTACAGCCTTGCCGACAAGGTGGACGTGCTGAACAGCATGCACGACACGCTGGACGAGTACGACGCCATACAGCGCGCCGGACGGTCTGCGGTGTACTATCTGGACTTTCCGTCCGCCTACCTGTCCGACCTTCAGGCCGCGCAGCAGACAGCGGCAGACCCGCTGGCCGTGCAGGGCGGCGGCTTTCGCAACTGGCAAAAGCTGTCGCAGGCGTTCCCGTCGCGCAGCCTGACCGGGGGCACGGGCCGCAGCTACCCGGCGGGCGTCAGCGCCTATGCGGGCAGCGTGGCCGCTGGGCCGTCCACGGGGCAGGCCGTTGCCTCTCCCACGGTAAGCATCCCCTCGGTGGACGCCGCGCGCCCGGCCCAGCAGGCGGACCTTTCCACCCCGCAGGGTGCCACCAATGCGCAACTGGCCGTGCTGGCCAACGTCACGCAAACGGCGCTGCTGACGGAGCAGGCCACGGCGCTGTTGCAGGCGGAGGCCGCCGCGCCCACCCTGACCCCGCAGGAAGTGGAGGCCGTGGTGGGCAACCTGCGCGACCGCATGCAGGACGCCATGGACGGCGCGCGCATCGTGTTGCCCGCGCAGGACGCCTATGCCGTGGCGCAGGCCCTGCGCGATGCGGCGCTGGCGTTGCAGGAACTGGGCGCGGCGGTCATCGAACAAAGCCCGCCGCTGGTGACCCACGTGGTGGACGCCCCCTGCAACCTGCACCTGCTGGCCCACCGCCTGTATGGCGACTATCGCCGCGCCGCCGAACTGGAGCGCCTGAACCCGGCCATCCGCAACCCCAATTTCCTTGCCGCCGGACAGGAGGTCACAGGGTATGCCCGCTGA